The Thioalkalivibrio thiocyanodenitrificans ARhD 1 nucleotide sequence GGCGCTCATCGCCCTGCACGGCAACGAGATCTTTGCCGCCGCCCAGGCGCGCGGGGTGATGGTGGCGTTCGAGGCGGCCGTGGCCGGCGGAATTCCCATCATCAAGGCGATTCGCGAGGGGCTATCCGGCAATCGCATCCTGTGGCTTGCCGGCATCATCAACGGCACCGGCAACTTTATTCTCACGGAGATGCGCGACAAGGGCCGCGAGTTTGCCGACGTGCTCGCCGAGGCACAGCGCCTGGGGTACGCCGAGGCCGATCCCACGTTCGACGTGGAAGGCATCGACGCCGCTCACAAGCTCACCATCCTGGCTTCCATCGCCTTCGGAATCCCGCTGCAGTTCGACAAGGTCTACACGGAAGGCATCGCCCGCATCACCCGGGAGGACGTGGCCTACGCCGCCGAGCTGGGTTATCGCATCAAGCACCTGGGGATTGCGCGCCAGAGCGAGCAGGGCATCGAACTGCGGGTGCATCCCACCCTCATTCCGCATCGCCGCCTGATCGCCAATGTGGACGGAGTGATGAACGCCGTGCTGGTGATGGGTGATGCCGTGGGTCCGACGCTCTACTACGGTGCCGGTGCCGGCGCCGAGCCCACCGCTTCCGCCGTGGTGGCGGACCTGGTGGACGTGGTGCGGGCGCTCACGTCCGATCCGGAGAACCGGGTACCGCACCTGGCCTTCCAGGCGGATGCGCTGTCCGACACGGCCGTGCTGTCCATGGAAGAGGTACAAACGGCGTTCTACCTGCGTCTGCGGGTACAGGACAGGCCCGGCGTGCTGGCGGATATCACCCGCATCCTGGGCGATCAGGACATCAGTCTGGAGGCTGTACTGCAGCGCGAGCCCGACGAGGCCGCCGCCGAGGCCAGTGTCATTCTGCTCACGCACAAGGTGCGCGAGGGCAACATGAACAAGGCCATCGAGGCCATCCAGCGGCTGGAGACCGTGATCGCCCCGGTGATCCGCATCCGGCTGGAGAGCCTGAAGTAAACCCTAAACCTCGACGCGAAGGCGCAAAGACGCGGAGGTTCGCAAAGAGTGCCTTTTGAAGTGATTTCAAGCTCTCTTTGCGTCATTGCGTCTTCGCGTCAAATCTTTTGACTTTCAGCCTCGAAAGCTGAATCAGATACGAGTACATCAAGATGCCATTTCGAACCCGCTACACCGGTCTGATCGACCGTTACCGTGACCGGCTGCCGGTGCACGACGATACCCGCATCATCAGCCTCGGCGAGGGCAACACGCCGCTGATCCGCCTGAACAACATTCCGCGCATCGTCGGCAGGGAAGTGGATATCTACGTGAAGTACGAGGGGCTGAACCCCACAGGTTCATTCAAGGATCGCGGCATGACCATGGCCGTGACCAAGGCGGTGGAGGAGGGTTCAAAGGCCATCATCTGCGCCTCCACGGGCAATACGTCCGCGGCCGCCGCCGCTTATGCGGCCCGTGCCGGCATCGCCGCTTTCGTTATCATTCCGGACGGCAAGATCGCCATGGGCAAGCTGGCCCAGGCCATGATGCACGGCTCGGTGGTCATCCAGATCAAGGGCAACTTCGATGACGGCATGCGCCTCGTGAAGGAAGTGGCCAGCGAGGCACCGGTGACCATCGTCAACTCCATCAATCCCTATCGGCTCCAGGGCCAGAAAACCGCCGCCTTCGAGATCACGGAGGAACTGGGGCGCGCGCCGGACTATCACTGTCTGCCGGTGGGCAACGCCGGAAACATTACCGCGCACTGGATCGGCTATTGCGAGTACAGTTCCGCCTCCGGCGATCATGTCACCGAGGCCTGCACCTTCTGCAAGGGACATTGTGCGTACGCGGGTGGCGCCATCGTGGGAAACCGTCCGAAGATGGTGGGGTACCAGGCCGCCGGCAGCGCACCCTTCATGCGCGGCGAGATGGTGGACAACCCCGATACGGTGGCCACTGCCATCCGTATCGGGCATCCCCAGTCATGGGATTCCGCCTGGAAGGTGAAGGAGGAATCCGGCGGCTGGTTCGATGAATGCACGGACGCCGAGATCCTCGCGGCGCAGAAACTGCTGGCCGAAAAGGAGGGGGTGTTCTGCGAACCGGCCTCCGCCGCTTCCCTTGCCGGCGCGTTGCGGGACGTGCAGAACGACAGGATCCCCGAGGGCTCCAGCATCGTCTGCACCCTCACCGGCCACGGGCTCAAGGATCCCGACACCGCCATCGCCCAGAGCACCCGCCCGCTGATCAACGTCGAGGCCACTCTGGATCAGGTGAAGCGGGCGATTCTGGATAACATGTAATCGAAGTGGGAAGTGTGAATTGGGAAGTGAGAAGTGAAACCCGGGG carries:
- a CDS encoding homoserine dehydrogenase, which encodes MKPVNVGLLGLGTVGCGAINVLARNGDEIARRAGRGIEVVAASARDLERPRECSLDRIRLHADPFDVVNDPQVQIVVELIGGTSPARELVLAAIEQGKHVVTANKALIALHGNEIFAAAQARGVMVAFEAAVAGGIPIIKAIREGLSGNRILWLAGIINGTGNFILTEMRDKGREFADVLAEAQRLGYAEADPTFDVEGIDAAHKLTILASIAFGIPLQFDKVYTEGIARITREDVAYAAELGYRIKHLGIARQSEQGIELRVHPTLIPHRRLIANVDGVMNAVLVMGDAVGPTLYYGAGAGAEPTASAVVADLVDVVRALTSDPENRVPHLAFQADALSDTAVLSMEEVQTAFYLRLRVQDRPGVLADITRILGDQDISLEAVLQREPDEAAAEASVILLTHKVREGNMNKAIEAIQRLETVIAPVIRIRLESLK
- the thrC gene encoding threonine synthase, translated to MPFRTRYTGLIDRYRDRLPVHDDTRIISLGEGNTPLIRLNNIPRIVGREVDIYVKYEGLNPTGSFKDRGMTMAVTKAVEEGSKAIICASTGNTSAAAAAYAARAGIAAFVIIPDGKIAMGKLAQAMMHGSVVIQIKGNFDDGMRLVKEVASEAPVTIVNSINPYRLQGQKTAAFEITEELGRAPDYHCLPVGNAGNITAHWIGYCEYSSASGDHVTEACTFCKGHCAYAGGAIVGNRPKMVGYQAAGSAPFMRGEMVDNPDTVATAIRIGHPQSWDSAWKVKEESGGWFDECTDAEILAAQKLLAEKEGVFCEPASAASLAGALRDVQNDRIPEGSSIVCTLTGHGLKDPDTAIAQSTRPLINVEATLDQVKRAILDNM